GCATTTCTATGTGCAACAACGGTCAGTTCGATAACAAGTATCCGTAATTtccatatatagaataaagaaGGATgtttattccaattaattttttcccattcttttcttttcttttcttttttcttttccatagatttataataatttttctcgtcgatcttttcttcttctccctttccttccttttcaaaattcaatcttcGCTCCAAGGTTTCGCAATTTTCCACGCCATTAATCCAAACGCTGGTCAATCTATTTCGGGGAGGGGGGACAAGACGGGATCCTTGAGTTAACCGTTAATCGCTTGTTCCACCAGCCAGGATATGGCTTTATCAGGATCTGACTCACCATCCGGCGCTTCAGTATCTCGCCTGGGTGTCCTTGCCGGTTTGCCTGATCCTCTTCAGCGCCGGCTTCGTGCACATCGTTGCACCGCAGAGCATAGGATCCGGCATTCCGGAGATGAAAACGATCCTACGTGGGGTGGCCTTGAAGGAGTATCTCACCTTTCGTACGCTCGTGGCGAAGGTTAGAAACCAGActtgatttcttcttctttaaaccGGTATCAATTTTCTCCTCCCCTTCGATGATCGTTGTTAACCGCgcttatgataaattaaaaagaaaaggaaaaaactctcgatttatacatatatatagagtttCTCTCGAGGAGAAAGCGATCGAATTCGAAACATTGCGCTCTGCATGCATTTGGAGCCAGCGGTGTAGAGCCAGCGTCTAATGTCTAACAGGTGATAGGTCTGACCGCGACCCTGGGCTCCGGTCTGCCGCTGGGCAAGGAAGGTCCGTTCGTGCACATCGCGAGCATAGTTGCCACCCTCCTCTCCAAATTGGTGACGAGCTTCCAAGGGATCTACGAGAACGAGAGCAGGAACTGCGAGATGCTCGCCGCTGCGTGCGCCGTGGGGGTGGCCGCCTGCTTCGCGGCCCCCATCGGCGGCGTCCTGTTCAGCATCGAGGTAACCACGGTTTACTTCGCGGTGAGGAATTATTGGAGGGGGTTCTTCGCGGCCGTTTGCGGGGCAACCATGTTCCGGCTGCTCGCTATCTGGTTTCAACGAGAGGAAACGATCACGGCGATGTTCGCGACCAACTTCACCATGGACTTCCCCTTCGACCCCCAAGAATTGTTCGTGTTCGCGTTGATCGGGGTGGGCAGCGGTATAGGGGGCGCTTTCTACGTTTGGCTGCACAGGCAATACGTGATCTTCATGAGGAAGAACAAAAGTATGAACAGCTTTCTGCAGAAAAAGTGAGTGGACCGCGAACAATTTATCTTCGTTCCATATCCGggaggataataataaaattgaaaattattattccagtCGCTTCTTGTACCCTGGTATCGTCTCGTTGCTCGTCTCCTCCGTTTCGTTCCCCCTGGGACTAGGCCAGTTCATGGCCGGTGATTTGAACACTCACGATCAAGTGTACGGTTTGTTCACCAACTTCACTTGGACCAAGCAAGAGTTGGGGGTTGAGGAAATGAACATAGTGAAGCATTGGTCCACCGTGTACACCGACGTGTTCATCGGTTTGATCGGTTTCGTTGCGTTCACGGTAAATACGAATGATTTCTCCTGTCGAAGAACGGCGAGACGACCAAGATGAAACATTTTGCTTCCAGTTCGTCTTCTCCATCATAAGCTCCACGGTTCCCGTCCCGTCGGGAATTTTCATCCCCGTGTTCAAGATTGGCGCCGCTCTGGGCAGAGCCATGGGCGAAGCCATGGCTCTGTGGTTTCCCAACGGCGTTCGTTACGGCGGCATCATAACGCCTATCGTACCAGGTGATCTCtcgattcaaaattcttctaccttctcctcctctttcttcagAATGCAATCGTTTTTTCAGGAGGCTACGCTACCGTCGGGGCAGCTGCATTCTCCGGCGCCGTGACCCACACGATATCCGTGAGCGTTATCGTGTTCGAGATGACCGGTCAGATCACTCACATAGTGCCAATCATGATCGCCGTGTTGATCAGCAACGCCATTGCCGCCCTCCTGCAGCCCAGCATATACGACAGTATCATTTTGATCAAGAAGCTGCCCTATCTCCCAGACCTGTTGCCGTCCAGTTCAGGTAtctcttgataatttttcccGTCTCGTGCCGATTTCGTTaaactttctattttctttcgtcGTTCCTAACGGAATTACCCAAAGGAAGTTTCAAGTAAGGTAAGTGTAACGACGAAACACGGaatctccttccttcctttctccttcctcGACCTgggatgaaatgaaaattgttgtaaaaatcGGGCGCGTGTTGCAGGAATGTACAACGTGTACGTGGAAGATTTCATGGTTCGCGACGTGAAGTATATCTGGCACGGGATCTCGTATCAGAAGTTGAAGGAAATTTTAAAGGAGAACCGCAAGCTCCGCGGTTTCCCGCTTGTCGACAATCCCGACTCGATGATCCTGCTTGGATCTATCCAGAGATTGGAATTGATCAAGCTGATCGAGAAACACATAGGGCGCGAGAGGAGGTTGCAGGTAGATCTCCCCTCAATTCGACTCGATCGAATTATCGGATTTATCGAGGCGAATTTTCTTTCAGGTGGCTCAGAAGTGGCACAAGGAGGCCGAGGAGAGGGCGAGGGAGGAGATGGAGCGGCAATTGAGGGATCAGGAGAGGACGAGGAGGCCGTCCAGGTTCGAGGTGATCCCCGCGCCGGATATTCTTAAGATGCAGAGGCAAAGTGCTAACGATTTAACGATGTCTCCGAGCAACGGCGCCGCTCCCGATCACGTGAGTCATGTAAACGAACACAATCACCGaatatttatccaattaaGCGCGATAATACGCCATCCCTCGcgatctatctctctctctcttccagcACACCTACCATTCCCCGATATTCGGCTCGCAACCGAAGAAGTCGATCTTGAAGAAGACCAATTCCTTCACGTTGAAAGGGTTCAGCCCGTTGGTGAGCCCTGCAGCCACTCCTTACACAACTGTGACCGGTGCGGAGAGCAggtaaaaggaaattttaaacaattctcAACAATttgatacgtatatatatatattgtattttcgaTCTCAGGATCCGTCTCGCCTTCGAGGCGATCTTCCGCAAGTCGGCCACATTGCAAGACGTGGATCCAGACCCGGAGATAGGGGCCGGTGGTGGTGTCAGGCGTGACAGCCAGGAGGTACCTCCGCACACTCCTATGCTGGCGCCAAGCCCTGCCACCTCGAAGAAAGTGCAACTGGTAGTACAAATTTACAAATCTACTCTTgttcatttctaattttcaatatcgagTAGGAATAATTTGTTGATCAATCTATCAGCCTCGCGAGAGGGTGATAGATATGTCGGCAGAGGATCAGAAGCGATGGGAGGAGAGCGAAATGTCGTTGGAGGTGGATTTCTCGAGGTGTCACATCGATCCAGCGCCCTTCCAGCTCGTCGAGCGAACGTCTTTGTTGAAGGTTCACAGTCTGTTCAGCATGGTGGGGGTGAATCACGCTTACGTGACGGCTATCGGCAGGCTAGTCGGGGTTGTAGGATTGAAAGAGGTTCGTTTTCCTTGCCTTCGAGACACCTCTCTCCTTGTACTGTACTGTATTGTctggaaattattctttctctctttttcttttccgttTCCAGCTGAGGAAAGCGATAGAGGACGCCAACGCTGGAATCTTGCCCATGCATTGCGAATCTCACATAGGCGTATCCACGTCGAGCATCGCCAAGAGCGAAACGGACACGGAGAGCAAGAATGTCAGCACGATGAACTCTATTGCCTCCGTTGATTGCGAGAAAGTCGAAAAAGTCTGAGTGAAAgtaggagagagagatagagagagagaagagaaaggagggAAATGAGAGATGGgcaaggaagggagggagataCGTAGAAGCAAAAATGTGATAGTTATATTGTCAGAAAAATTGGCAATATGACCCGAACGAGagacgtgttttttttttctttttttttctttatcgattaaatattcctttcctcttgtaatagataataagagagagaaaacgtaGAACACTCCCTATAGCGAAGCTCGAGCAACAAGTCACAcgctccttctttttttctttcttttttttttcttctttaaccgCTTACAACTACGAATCGCTTTCAAATACCTCTCGTACTTAATCTCAGGACAAGATTATCTTACAGAACGAAATCGTTCTTCTTATCGTGTGACGCGCGATTTCTTTCATCATCGCGTGTTAAAAAAACTTGGAAATTGGTAAACAAATTTGGCGTGTTGCTTGTttgtgattttcttttttgcgcgCAGAAGGGAGTTCTCGTTACGTAGGTATCAGGGTCTGTCGAgttttcttgttcttcttttttttttttccttcctctccttttagctagattttctttttttttcatttgcgcGATTTATCCTCTTCGTATTTTATAGTCACGTAGGTAAGTAAGGtagtatagataataatagagaaaaaaagagaatgaaagTTACCACGTGCGTATCTGTAAATGAATGGTTGTGATTTGTCAATTTGGCGACTCTTTGATGACTTTGGTGATAATCAATCTTCCTCAGAGGAACATTCTCCTTTCCAATGGATGCGTGGATGCTTATCACGCTGTGCTAAAATGTCGAAGCTTCTCCAAGAACTCTGTATTTAAACGTGGTGCTTCGGTGATAGCCGAACGAGTGGCTTCgtctttttaaagatatatacgcTGTGAATCGTGTGACTGTGTTTAATGGCGAGCAACGCGAGTCGTGAAAAACGTGATCGTTAATGTATTGTAATGCGTTGCAAAGGAACGTTGCATCCTGCAGCGACCCAAGGGTGATTATTTATCtcgagtttattatttaagaaaagattCGGGGCTCGCGTTGAATGCTCTTTTTAGTCTTTTagcgtaatttaattttatgactaTGGTTGTGCCAAccctatttattttaattgtaacgattattgttaattaattctgTAAGTACGTAAAAACTTATTAGATCATGTTGAATCCATTCGCAAGAATATTCTCAGCTTCTGGatctttgtgaaatttttaattgaatttttagaacGGTATATTGTAGCTTTTATCTTGTGAAAGAGAGATTAACGTTAATCTGTCCTGTTATTCTATTCTCTGTTTGAATCAAAGCTTCGCAAAGATCCGTCTAATTTAGATTTCTTTACCAGAAGCTTTTTGTTTTAGCTGATCAATTATACGACGAGGCGACATGGCGTTTGATaatgatagaatattttaatgacaACGTAGcataatttaaaacgatatCTTAATTGATCGTTATGATAAGTATCTAGGACCAGAAACTGATGTATCCGCTCCGATTAATACGAAAAAtccgaatattaattttaaggacAAAGTTCGTAGGGCATTTTACATTCCATCCGACAAATATTCTCACGACTGCATCccattttattgtaaatttattgcgTTACATGCCATCGAAGCTTTATGACACATTAATCGCCAAATATAAGTTACACTGTACAATCGGgagaaaacattaaataatttattatattgtatacatattGTGCaggtaatatatacatatatatatatattatatacacatatacatatttttcttaatatcgcAATTTCATTGTTAAAAGAATCGTTCGTAGAACAATGTTTTTAATTCCGAAGCTACTAACGAGACAATAATCAAGCCAACAAAATGGagctgaaaaatatatagatattatatgataaaaatatatcgacaatttgatataatacatATCGCATAACATCCagatcaatatttcatttccatcGACGATCCAAAGATCCGATATCCGTCTCTTAGAAGTCCCAGTTTATTTTACTTGTCCAAGGTAAACCAGCCATGTAAGCACTTTGGCACCGGGCCAGAAGTCTCAAAGATGGCTCTAGCGATTTCCGTAAGAGTCACGCTGTCTAGAATCAGCAATCCAACGCGTGTCTCTTTATCAGACCAAACAATGGAGCAGAGAACCACGCCGTCATCTTCGttctaaaaataagaattcgtTTAAAACCCGATAgacatgtaaataaaatatgtttggtatttttctctcctttctttcacgCTTATTTGCGCTTTCAAGCTCAATAGAAACAAGAGATTTCAAAGATTCGAGTCACGAGATTCCTTACCTTGCCATTAGGATCCGGTACGAAAACCGGTTCACTCggataaacatttttctcgCACCAagtttttctcgttttctccAAGATGTCTACCTTGATAATCTGTAATAAgatagaatatatacatattttgcaTTTCAATTTCGCAAAACTTAtacgaagattaaaattagagCGTAATTACCGTTCCAGGATTTTCTAAATCCACGTCGCTAGAAATggcataaaaatatcgatactcCCTTCCAAGATAGGAGTCGTAATTGAGACGTGGCGTTTCACAGCCCAAATCGCAAAGAAGTTCCGGTTTCACGAAAATATCACCGTTCGCAAGTTTATGAGCAGTTGCTCTTCGCCTCAAAACATTTTGATAATCATTCCTTTTGTCTTTGTTAGTATCATTTATCGATGCTTTAACGAACTCTGACCCAAATTTATTCTGACACGTGACAGAGTTATTTTGGAATGATTCCAAACCTTGGTTCACTGTTTTTGCggtaatcaaattatattccaatGGTGTGTCCGGCTGTGGACGTTTCATCGGTAAAATGAATCGCAAAGGCCTGCCACGAAACATTTTGGCATAATCAGGATTCTTATGcaaattctgaaataattaaaaagtatttacatACCGAGTATTATATACcgataagtatttatataccgATTCGACtttcaatcatattttaattttatgtaattttatgtattaccTTCATCGCATCTATGAATAGGCAGTCTAACATTTTTGCATCGCGATAGCAGCAAATATCCAGTACCACGTAATCACGATCACGTgtttcaaattgatttatgatatgaagataaaaaaatgccTCTGAAATAAATGTCCTCTCTAATAATCCTGTCTCTCTTGAAATCAAGTGTATGAGAGTCTGtgataaaaggaaaatgttAACACATTTgttggaaatgaaaaagagaagaaaaatcctcATCAAACTTACATTTTCATTCTCATACCACTTTAAAGCTGCACACATTGGTTGTCGTTTCATTTTGCAAGATATTACAGTGGTCAGAGATACCGACAATGGTTGTTCCAcgatgatgaaataattttcagtgATACCAAAGGTATGCATGTAAGAAGGATTCAACAACCATCGTGAAGGAACACTGGCAATAATGGTAGCTTGATCAAACATGgacaattctttttcttcacccCAGTCGtctgaaaaagatatttaaagatattaatgataatataaaatactcgaAACATTTctacgaataattaaattgtaaattcaaaTGCTAACCAATGATAATTTGATTGGGCGAAAAGCATATGATATTGTATTGCGGTCCTCGTGATGTCACGCTCAATCCTAAATTATAAACGGTACCATCGTTCATTACGTGAGGATGAGACGTGTGATTTACAATTCCAACGTAATCAGATACATTCACCTATATGtgcataattaaacaattattctacgcaatatattttatgaaattattatatttacgtgagattagaaaattaatgaattaatttattcgaaatagtCTCAAACATGAAacaattatcgatataattagTAAAGTAACGAATAATAAAGCAACATTAATAACAAAAGTCAATACCTTGCCTGTAGTTTCCAAAGTTTTCGGATCGATACGATGAATCACTGCCGATTCCGTAAACGTATAATATTCATCGCAAAAGGGATATACGGATATCATAGAATTGTCAGAGTCATTCTCGGGTTTGAATACAGCTGCGActctgaaagaaaattttattgatattccattgatttttattaatatattatatcattcgatacctttgaaaaatatttctgcaaGGATCTGGTACTGCTTTGGTGCCAAATTCAGTAACTACTATCCTTTGAGCTGCATTGTTCTTTTTGTATACATCCGTCTGAACGAATCTGCATTGATAGGTTACTTCCCCGTTAGCGATTGCAAAtctatcgtttcgaaaaaatataaaaatataaaaaagttaaaattaaattaatcaatattattcaagGTTTCATTTATTCGCGTTTAGTCTgtgtaaatgtaatataaggCTTCTGGAAACTATTTAAGTTACTGTTGTTTCATTAGTATTACGAAGAATTTGATTCAAGGTCTGGGTTATATGCAAAAGCTAAATATTAagtatcgttaaaaaattattgcgaacagttaattttaattttcaaaaattaaattttctaaatattgtataaatttgaatttgaattctattataaaaacataccGATGCAATAAAGCTGAACTATCGAACAGATGGTTGAAAGTGTATTCTCCAACTTGCAAGCTGCCTGGTCCATTTCTTAGCAAAGTTCCTTTCAACCAATGTGGTATTTTTCCTGTTATTTTACCAGAAATCGGTTCTATCACTTCACTTTTGCAAGATCTCATCCATACGGACGAGTCACAATTCGGAAAATAATTCGTCTTCTCTTCTTCCGATTCATTCTCGTtacttttcaaacaattttcaacGTCGTTTAGCTAAgacataaaaattaagttaatatgtaaaagtattcgaatatattttgatccaaaatatatgtacgcttgaaaacttttgaaaataattattgtcaaTTAATGTCGATTCGTGAAATAGAACGAAAGtttaatgaaagtttaatGAGACTCTTGAGCGATGATAGATCAAGATCTTGGATGAGAACTTACTTGAAACGACGTCTTCGACAATTTCATTCGCTttccatttaataaatcatcaagtTCGTGCAATTTGACGgtggaaaaatcattttccgaTCGTGATCTATTAAACGCAGATGATTTCATGATAATTTTCGCGGACACTACCAATCTAACCCGATGAAACGTAAAATAGCGTATATATGGATACTTTTTTCACAGTCaagattgattttgattaattttaatagatgcGTGTCAATAATCCACTGTTACGTTTCATCTTCTTCCTCGTTTTCGTCTTCTGATTCTCTTTCCAAAGGTCCAAGAATGGCCGATAGAATTTGATAGACTCGCTTGTGAGTGAAATCCATCGTTCCCCTCAGGGCTTCGATGAGCGAATGATATTGTTCCGGTAATCTGTTGAccttaaaatgttttttcgtAATGCAATTAAAAGCACCGATTGTTTGAAGCCTTACGGTTACTCACGTGTATTTCAACTCTCACACGTGATTAATTTACACGTGTCtttttttgtcaaataatgaacaattttttgtcACGTTAAAGTTAAAGCTAtgcatttaatgaaattaaaaagaatattttaatcttacttatttatttatttatttatgatatgattttaaataaacaaacaaatattttaacaaaatatctttgtttaaattaattttgtagaaAACGTCGATCTCTATATTAccgatatacaataatatatacgataaaGTTAGTTCCATGAATTTACGTTAGATGGTAGTCGAAATGAAATCCATGTTGTGTTTAGTTTATTTAAGAATAGTTgatgaattgattttaaagaaagattgaaaatgtgctgaaatatttaataacaattaaatgaataataaaagtttttcaattttaggtatgataattaattttctacttcataattatatatataattatataataataatttcatgaaaattgtttgagtagaaaataaatttaaaatattgcgaAAATATTACgatcatgaaaaataaatcatatttttaattttatatcaaattataaagaaaattatcatcatttttccattttatgataataaatttaattccattaaaatattttcatcgtttcctcatgatttttgattaacataaacaataatgataatgagagagtataaaatcaataatttatgtaatgaattattctataatggACATTCAGgaatcgattttgaaaaaacacATTACTGATACAATCATCTTTTTGACAGGTAACATTATCATATCTATATTACCGGAAACAAAGTAGCGATGCTATGGTCCAGGATAGATGGCTTTTCTATAACAATTGAGTTCTTAAAGTTCTTAAACTTTGACATCCTGTCCCGCGTTCTTACAGCAAACTTGACGGAAAACTTATCCAATTGGTCGAATGCTCGATGTTTTGTTACTTATGGCAGATTGCCAAAATTATTCGTGGAACTTGTTGAGGTTAagcaaaatattatctaaaaccGTTTGTCTGTACATCTTCGAAACAATGGTGAAAAACTCTTTTTTTCTaccaaattattcatttctaatatttaaaaggtTAGTCAAATGTGAaacattttaatctattatttagaACTTTTCTTACGACTCGAATCGATATCAAAGAGAAATAATCACATGACAATCACTGTAcctaagaataatttattctatgatCATCTTTTCAATATTGCCAATCGTTTCTTTCAGGAATTAACATTCTGTACGTAATACATCTAGTTATGTATGCTTGTTGCAGTCTTGATAGTCGCAGAAACATCATCCATGCAATAAACAGTTGTAGGTTAATGATAAACGTTGAAATCtttattgcattataatttttcttttcgaaccgAATTAATCTCAAGGATGAACTTCCGTTTGATTTAGAATATCTGTTTAAGtgataagatttaattaaatcacacGTGTTAGATctctaaaagatatatttaatgtttaatatttaattaacatttccgGATAATCATGATTAATCATATGAACAAGATAAGAAAGATTGGAACAACCTTGATTCCtcgtttattcaataattaatttttatttttttttttttttatatcatactttaattttgttttcatttaatacACGCTATTTATCGAACATACGAAAAGGAATTTAAGATATAGAGCTCGTTTAAGAATACAAatcatcgagagagagaaaaataaattagaggtAAATGTACCAAGGCCAAGATAACATTTGATAATGTAATCGTCAGTTCTAAATCTCGATTATCAGGGATAaagatttctatataaaatttgagaaagtGCCATTTATCGCGTTAGAAAGTTCGAGAAACGAGTTTATCAACTTGTTATAGAATAAGattttagtataaaattacaattcgtataacaattttattattatacattgaaattgaatttatgttatccaaatttatctattttctacatataatcaattatttatctacatataatcaaatataataattatgcacaaaaaatcatgaaacaaaaaattattacactttctccaataaaatttattctaccaTTGACGTAAATCAATAAAGATAAAccaaagaagattaaaatataataaataaatgaattttcgtaGAAAATTTGTCGCAATCGTGCTCAATATATGAATACATAAAATGCTAATCGAATGTCTTTAATtggatataatatgataatacgaTTCTGTGCATTACATATCATGTTTACAAAAACAGAAGTGCACATCTGCAAGTGAAATTTGGTTTGCATAAAGATGCATGAAATTGATGGGTGCACGCATCTGGCGTAGAAGCTCGTTTTTCCGTATGTATTAATGTACACATACTAACAGTGGGTCAAGCGTTTTGCACGTTTTGCATGACACATATGTATTTCTCGCGCAAGTTTGCGTCTAGGTGACGATATAGATAGTTGTGCATACATGCTCGATCCACGTGCCAGTCACGTGCTCGACGCGAGAGAGGTATGTCACGTGAATGGTCTACACCCGCAACAAAGGCAAATAAAATTGCGTTAGTATCATGCAAACTAACCATCGAGTGGAAAGTCAATGCAACTGACTCGAACTTTCATCAGATCTATTTTTGAGAAGACGAAATTATaacactttaaaaaatttgaaattttcacaattcaattttttcatgttacgataaatttttctcttcgtatCAAAAATCGTCGATTATGACTTTGATTGTTTTTCGCtttgctttatttatttatttatttattttctattaaaaatagtttaagaCGTAAGCAGCCAACGATAGATATACTTTTAACGTCAATTCTTTAAAAGTGTGTAGGTCAAAGTCGAGACAATAGCAATATCGACGTAATGCGCAtaaacgattcgattcgattcgattcgattcgatcgatttaccTTACGttcgagaatcgaaaaatGGCGCGGGAAATTCtacttttttcatctttatttatttcgtgacTCGAGATTCGAGAAGGATTTAAAAATGCGTTTTTCTTGGTGATCATCATTTACGTAACATTGCCACCAACGTCGcgttataattctttaaatacatttcaaaCATATTTTCCTGTTCAGATGCACAgtaatgtatttaaatgattatgtaATGCTCTCAATACTAGTTGACTTTATCGATCAATATTTCTACATATAGCGGACAGGTAACaaatgcaataatttatttttttagaaaatgatcGATACATCGATATTATGA
This region of Apis mellifera strain DH4 linkage group LG14, Amel_HAv3.1, whole genome shotgun sequence genomic DNA includes:
- the LOC408467 gene encoding chloride channel protein 2 isoform X7; protein product: MPWTVAFLCATTDMALSGSDSPSGASVSRLGVLAGLPDPLQRRLRAHRCTAEHRIRHSGDENDPTWGGLEGVSHLSYARGEGLTATLGSGLPLGKEGPFVHIASIVATLLSKLVTSFQGIYENESRNCEMLAAACAVGVAACFAAPIGGVLFSIEVTTVYFAVRNYWRGFFAAVCGATMFRLLAIWFQREETITAMFATNFTMDFPFDPQELFVFALIGVGSGIGGAFYVWLHRQYVIFMRKNKSMNSFLQKNRFLYPGIVSLLVSSVSFPLGLGQFMAGDLNTHDQVYGLFTNFTWTKQELGVEEMNIVKHWSTVYTDVFIGLIGFVAFTFVFSIISSTVPVPSGIFIPVFKIGAALGRAMGEAMALWFPNGVRYGGIITPIVPGGYATVGAAAFSGAVTHTISVSVIVFEMTGQITHIVPIMIAVLISNAIAALLQPSIYDSIILIKKLPYLPDLLPSSSGMYNVYVEDFMVRDVKYIWHGISYQKLKEILKENRKLRGFPLVDNPDSMILLGSIQRLELIKLIEKHIGRERRLQVAQKWHKEAEERAREEMERQLRDQERTRRPSRFEVIPAPDILKMQRQSANDLTMSPSNGAAPDHVSHHTYHSPIFGSQPKKSILKKTNSFTLKGFSPLVSPAATPYTTVTGAESRIRLAFEAIFRKSATLQDVDPDPEIGAGGGVRRDSQEVPPHTPMLAPSPATSKKVQLPRERVIDMSAEDQKRWEESEMSLEVDFSRCHIDPAPFQLVERTSLLKVHSLFSMVGVNHAYVTAIGRLVGVVGLKELRKAIEDANAGILPMHCESHIGVSTSSIAKSETDTESKNVSTMNSIASVDCEKVEKV
- the LOC408467 gene encoding chloride channel protein 2 isoform X8, encoding MALSGSDSPSGASVSRLGVLAGLPDPLQRRLRAHRCTAEHRIRHSGDENDPTWGGLEGVSHLSYARGEGLTATLGSGLPLGKEGPFVHIASIVATLLSKLVTSFQGIYENESRNCEMLAAACAVGVAACFAAPIGGVLFSIEVTTVYFAVRNYWRGFFAAVCGATMFRLLAIWFQREETITAMFATNFTMDFPFDPQELFVFALIGVGSGIGGAFYVWLHRQYVIFMRKNKSMNSFLQKNRFLYPGIVSLLVSSVSFPLGLGQFMAGDLNTHDQVYGLFTNFTWTKQELGVEEMNIVKHWSTVYTDVFIGLIGFVAFTFVFSIISSTVPVPSGIFIPVFKIGAALGRAMGEAMALWFPNGVRYGGIITPIVPGGYATVGAAAFSGAVTHTISVSVIVFEMTGQITHIVPIMIAVLISNAIAALLQPSIYDSIILIKKLPYLPDLLPSSSGMYNVYVEDFMVRDVKYIWHGISYQKLKEILKENRKLRGFPLVDNPDSMILLGSIQRLELIKLIEKHIGRERRLQVAQKWHKEAEERAREEMERQLRDQERTRRPSRFEVIPAPDILKMQRQSANDLTMSPSNGAAPDHVSHHTYHSPIFGSQPKKSILKKTNSFTLKGFSPLVSPAATPYTTVTGAESRIRLAFEAIFRKSATLQDVDPDPEIGAGGGVRRDSQEVPPHTPMLAPSPATSKKVQLPRERVIDMSAEDQKRWEESEMSLEVDFSRCHIDPAPFQLVERTSLLKVHSLFSMVGVNHAYVTAIGRLVGVVGLKELRKAIEDANAGILPMHCESHIGVSTSSIAKSETDTESKNVSTMNSIASVDCEKVEKV